A DNA window from Acidimicrobiia bacterium contains the following coding sequences:
- a CDS encoding FG-GAP-like repeat-containing protein, whose amino-acid sequence MTAILVVWATAALGVVSPAVARSAPTEPDGTTTLLDDGAWSWFENERAILSHDGTLLAVSAVVGESSAVPPPGTVALVELDLASGKRRFVDLGRTEADDHNSAAIWETPGGEILTSWARHNKDTFIHTHRRRTDGSWLAIPRIDTGSPATYSNLFEATVPEDPATSLYDFYRGERWDPSILRSDDLGRTWTNLGRLLRDPDDDVFGRPYVNYTSDGAGRIDLIATEQHPGNDTTSIYHGFISGGRLHDSAGNDLGAVGSAVPVTALTPVWSAVGNQRAWTADVALDPVTGNPVAAFSVRHTPEDHRYWHARWNGTSWSAHEIAYAGSALYEPEIDYTGLVSLDPEEPDLAVISTDVDPATGTPLVSGTDGLRHHELFAGRVGNDGAVAWLPLTADSTADNIRPVLTAHASGAHATLWLRGRYTTFRDYDLSVVGVVRRPDGTAVAAGPATTVPVVHTVPVGEPHGSPAMLAAGAFDGHRATDLLMARTGSGPELLVLGDEQRHPTAVDPPSVNGTYTPLVGDFDGDGLDDIFWYVPGTAPDSVWSGAGAGTFTHHGPHSVNGWYRPVAGDFDGDGLDDIFWYAPGTAPEYMWRGTTGGGFVDESVRSINGTYTPVVGDYDADGFDDILWYAPGSGRETLWSGAPGPAFAVTSTHQVLGFYTPVAGDFDGDGAGDIHWYAPGRAVDYLWWSASGPLAQTALYTNL is encoded by the coding sequence GTGACAGCCATCCTGGTGGTGTGGGCCACGGCGGCTCTGGGTGTCGTCTCCCCGGCGGTCGCTCGGAGCGCTCCGACCGAACCGGACGGAACGACGACCCTGCTCGACGACGGCGCATGGAGTTGGTTCGAGAACGAGAGGGCGATCCTGTCCCACGACGGAACGCTGCTCGCCGTGTCGGCGGTCGTCGGCGAGAGCTCCGCGGTCCCCCCACCCGGCACAGTTGCGCTCGTGGAGCTCGATCTCGCGTCGGGGAAACGTCGCTTCGTCGACCTCGGCCGCACCGAAGCCGACGACCACAACAGCGCCGCGATCTGGGAGACGCCCGGTGGCGAAATCCTCACGTCGTGGGCCCGACACAACAAGGACACCTTCATTCACACCCACCGTCGACGGACCGACGGGAGCTGGCTCGCGATTCCTCGGATCGACACCGGCTCCCCGGCGACCTACAGCAATCTGTTCGAGGCCACGGTCCCGGAGGATCCCGCCACTTCGCTCTACGACTTCTACCGGGGCGAACGCTGGGACCCGTCGATCCTCCGTTCCGACGATCTGGGACGGACGTGGACCAACCTGGGCCGCCTCCTGCGTGACCCCGACGACGACGTCTTCGGGCGACCGTACGTGAACTACACGTCTGACGGGGCAGGGAGGATCGATCTCATCGCCACCGAGCAACATCCCGGCAACGACACCACATCGATCTACCACGGGTTCATCTCGGGGGGTCGACTCCATGACTCGGCGGGAAACGACCTCGGTGCGGTCGGATCGGCAGTGCCGGTGACGGCGCTCACACCTGTCTGGAGCGCCGTGGGCAACCAGCGAGCGTGGACCGCTGACGTGGCGCTCGACCCTGTGACGGGGAACCCCGTGGCGGCGTTCTCGGTGCGCCACACCCCCGAGGACCACCGATACTGGCACGCCCGCTGGAACGGTACGTCATGGAGCGCCCACGAGATCGCCTACGCGGGCTCCGCCCTGTACGAGCCGGAGATCGACTACACGGGTCTCGTGTCGCTGGATCCCGAGGAGCCCGATCTGGCCGTGATCTCCACCGACGTCGATCCCGCCACCGGCACACCACTCGTGTCGGGCACCGACGGACTCCGTCACCACGAGCTGTTCGCCGGCCGCGTCGGCAATGACGGTGCGGTGGCCTGGCTCCCCCTCACCGCCGACTCCACGGCCGACAACATTCGCCCTGTTCTGACAGCACACGCATCAGGTGCGCACGCGACTCTCTGGCTCCGCGGTCGGTACACGACTTTCCGCGACTACGACCTCAGTGTCGTCGGTGTCGTGCGACGTCCCGATGGCACCGCAGTCGCCGCGGGGCCCGCCACGACAGTTCCCGTGGTCCACACCGTGCCCGTGGGCGAGCCTCACGGCTCACCCGCGATGCTCGCGGCCGGGGCCTTCGACGGCCACCGCGCCACGGACCTCCTGATGGCGCGGACCGGCTCGGGTCCCGAGTTGCTCGTGCTCGGCGACGAGCAGCGGCATCCGACGGCTGTCGACCCGCCGAGTGTCAACGGGACGTACACCCCGCTCGTGGGCGACTTCGACGGCGACGGTCTCGACGACATCTTCTGGTACGTACCCGGCACAGCACCCGACTCTGTGTGGTCGGGTGCCGGAGCAGGGACGTTCACCCACCACGGTCCACACAGCGTCAACGGGTGGTACCGACCCGTCGCCGGTGACTTCGACGGCGACGGTCTCGACGACATCTTCTGGTACGCACCCGGCACAGCACCCGAGTACATGTGGAGAGGTACGACCGGCGGGGGATTCGTCGACGAGTCGGTCCGTTCGATCAACGGGACCTACACACCTGTCGTGGGCGACTACGACGCCGACGGTTTCGACGACATCCTCTGGTACGCCCCCGGCTCCGGACGCGAGACCCTCTGGTCCGGCGCGCCCGGTCCGGCTTTCGCTGTGACGTCAACTCACCAGGTACTCGGTTTCTACACGCCGGTCGCAGGCGACTTCGACGGCGACGGGGCAGGCGACATCCACTGGTACGCGCCGGGGCGCGCCGTGGACTACCTCTGGTGGTCGGCTTCGGGGCCGTTGGCACAGACGGCGCTGTACACGAATCTCTGA
- a CDS encoding MMPL family transporter, with product MSRALYRLGHFAATHRWRVIAVWIAAFVAAAFAVGTVGGETSDNFTLPGTETQQALDLLEERFPDQSGDTAQVVFATDDGQLSDPDAAAAIDATVADVRDLPHVVDVAAPDEQTSPDGTVRFATVTYDETATELGAGAVEDLEEATAPATEAGLRVELGGDVVQFNEGGEFGGTAELIGLGVAVIVLLFAFGSVVAMGLPLITALIGLGLGLSIVTLSANFLDIGTVAPIIATMIGLGVGIDYALFIVTRHREHLHEGMTVAESAARATATAGQAVVFAGVTVVIAILGLQFIGIPFVATLGTAAAIVVGSAVLTAITLLPALLGLVGHRIDKLRVPGMRPVAADGHDGLWARWSRRVSGRPWPYLVGSTLLLVALVIPLFSMRLGVTDAGTSPPSTTLRQSYDLLAEGFGPGFNGPLHIVVDLDDTGQEGLAGLQDAIAADEGIARVGQTRLNSENPSEADTALIIAFPETSPQDAATTTTVHRLRDEVIPTVVGEDAAVYVAGTPAVFIDFSEKLGGRLPLFIGAVLVMSFLLLLLVFRSLFVPLKAAVVNLLGIGAAYGVVVAIFQWGWGMNLVGLEETVPIVSFLPMLMFAILFGLSMDYEVFLMSRIREEYLKTGDNNASVAAGIAGTARVITAAAIIMISVFGSFALGDEVEVKMMGIGLATAILLDATIIRMVLVPAVMAVMGRANWWLPGWLDRILPNLDIEGEAALPEPEYEDSHGSDGPPPSEPPELVGAGAGSP from the coding sequence ATGTCCCGCGCCCTGTACCGCCTCGGCCACTTCGCCGCCACCCACCGGTGGCGGGTCATCGCCGTGTGGATCGCCGCGTTCGTGGCGGCGGCGTTCGCGGTGGGCACCGTGGGCGGGGAGACGAGCGACAACTTCACGCTGCCGGGCACCGAGACGCAACAGGCCCTGGACCTCCTGGAGGAGCGCTTCCCCGATCAGTCGGGCGACACCGCACAGGTCGTGTTCGCCACCGACGACGGCCAACTCTCCGATCCGGACGCCGCCGCGGCCATCGACGCCACGGTTGCCGATGTGCGGGACCTGCCCCACGTGGTCGATGTGGCTGCGCCCGACGAGCAGACGTCGCCCGACGGCACGGTCAGGTTCGCCACCGTCACCTACGACGAGACGGCGACGGAACTCGGAGCAGGCGCCGTCGAAGACCTCGAAGAGGCGACGGCTCCTGCGACTGAGGCCGGGCTGCGGGTGGAGCTCGGAGGTGACGTGGTTCAGTTCAACGAGGGCGGCGAGTTCGGAGGCACCGCGGAGCTCATCGGCCTGGGCGTCGCCGTCATCGTGCTCCTCTTCGCCTTCGGCTCCGTCGTGGCCATGGGACTACCCCTGATCACCGCACTGATCGGTCTCGGCCTCGGCCTGTCGATCGTCACTCTCAGCGCCAACTTCCTCGACATCGGAACGGTTGCACCCATCATCGCAACGATGATCGGGCTCGGAGTCGGGATCGACTACGCCCTGTTCATCGTCACGCGACACCGGGAGCACCTGCACGAGGGCATGACCGTCGCGGAATCGGCAGCGCGCGCCACCGCCACCGCGGGCCAGGCCGTCGTCTTTGCCGGCGTCACGGTCGTCATCGCCATCCTCGGGCTCCAGTTCATCGGGATTCCCTTCGTCGCCACACTCGGAACCGCGGCGGCGATCGTCGTCGGGAGCGCCGTCCTCACGGCCATCACGCTGCTGCCCGCGCTCCTCGGCCTGGTCGGTCACAGGATCGACAAACTCCGCGTTCCGGGCATGCGGCCGGTGGCCGCCGACGGCCACGACGGGCTCTGGGCGCGTTGGTCGCGCCGCGTGTCGGGCCGGCCGTGGCCGTACCTCGTCGGCAGTACCCTGCTGCTGGTCGCTCTGGTGATCCCCCTCTTCTCCATGCGCCTCGGCGTGACCGACGCGGGCACGAGCCCGCCGTCCACGACGCTCCGGCAGTCCTACGACCTGCTCGCCGAAGGCTTCGGTCCGGGGTTCAACGGACCACTCCACATCGTGGTGGACCTCGACGACACCGGCCAGGAGGGTCTCGCCGGCCTCCAGGACGCCATCGCTGCCGACGAGGGGATCGCCCGGGTCGGCCAGACGCGCCTGAACAGCGAGAACCCCTCCGAGGCCGACACCGCGTTGATCATCGCATTCCCCGAAACATCACCGCAGGACGCCGCGACGACCACCACCGTCCACCGTCTCCGCGACGAGGTGATCCCGACCGTTGTCGGTGAGGACGCCGCCGTCTACGTCGCGGGAACCCCGGCGGTCTTCATCGACTTCTCCGAGAAGCTCGGCGGCCGACTCCCGTTGTTCATCGGCGCCGTTCTGGTGATGTCGTTCCTGTTGTTGCTCCTCGTGTTCCGATCGCTCTTCGTGCCCCTCAAGGCCGCTGTCGTCAACCTGCTCGGAATCGGCGCCGCGTACGGTGTCGTCGTCGCCATCTTCCAGTGGGGCTGGGGCATGAACCTCGTCGGTCTCGAGGAGACGGTTCCCATCGTCTCGTTCCTGCCCATGCTGATGTTCGCCATCCTGTTCGGGCTGTCGATGGACTACGAGGTGTTCCTGATGTCCCGTATCCGGGAGGAGTACCTCAAGACCGGTGACAACAACGCCAGCGTCGCGGCCGGCATCGCCGGCACCGCCCGGGTGATCACGGCGGCCGCGATCATCATGATCAGCGTGTTCGGCAGCTTCGCGCTCGGCGACGAGGTCGAGGTGAAGATGATGGGGATCGGCCTCGCCACCGCGATCCTGCTCGACGCCACCATCATCCGCATGGTGCTCGTCCCCGCGGTGATGGCCGTCATGGGCAGGGCGAACTGGTGGCTTCCCGGCTGGCTCGACAGGATCCTGCCGAACCTCGACATCGAGGGCGAGGCGGCACTGCCCGAACCCGAGTACGAAGACAGTCACGGATCCGACGGACCACCGCCGTCAGAACCGCCTGAGCTCGTCGGTGCCGGAGCCGGGAGCCCGTAG
- a CDS encoding TetR family transcriptional regulator, with the protein MTRSATASTPTPAVLLPGAAGAGTPGRRERHKARTRRSLEEAALRLFARRGFDDTTIEDITDAADVSPRTFFRYFASKEDVLFADHAQQIQRFADALSTRPADEPVLASITEALLTLADDYEEKRERYLLRFRLLASAPGVAAHGMELQVKIVDVVASFVAERLGLDPSGDLRPVLVGQVTVGALAAATNIWSTGTSDRSLPELVRQSLELTAHGLGV; encoded by the coding sequence ATGACCAGGTCCGCGACCGCCTCGACGCCGACACCGGCGGTGCTACTCCCCGGCGCCGCCGGAGCAGGCACGCCGGGGCGCCGTGAACGGCACAAGGCACGCACGAGACGCTCGCTCGAGGAGGCGGCGCTGCGGTTGTTCGCACGGCGGGGTTTCGACGACACGACGATCGAGGACATCACCGATGCGGCCGACGTGTCACCCCGGACGTTCTTCCGGTACTTCGCGTCCAAGGAGGACGTGCTCTTCGCCGACCACGCGCAACAGATCCAGCGCTTCGCCGATGCCCTGTCGACACGACCGGCCGACGAGCCGGTTCTGGCTTCCATCACCGAGGCGCTGTTGACCCTCGCCGACGACTACGAGGAGAAGCGGGAGCGGTACCTGCTCCGCTTCCGGCTTCTCGCCTCGGCGCCGGGCGTTGCGGCCCACGGCATGGAACTCCAGGTGAAGATCGTCGACGTCGTGGCGAGTTTCGTCGCCGAGCGTCTCGGCCTCGATCCGAGTGGCGACCTGCGGCCCGTTCTGGTGGGGCAGGTCACGGTCGGGGCCCTGGCCGCCGCGACCAACATCTGGTCGACGGGAACCTCGGACCGCTCCCTCCCCGAGCTCGTGCGCCAGTCGCTGGAGCTCACCGCCCACGGTCTGGGCGTCTGA
- a CDS encoding DNA-3-methyladenine glycosylase, which produces MGLARGVSRRGRPLPVAFYRRDPLEVAPDALNKVLESSVGNDIVRVRIVEVEAYRGSHDPASHAYRGETPRNTSMFGPPGRLYVYFTYGMHWCANVVCDREGIGHAVLLRAAAPLAGLDVIRQRRGPKHRDRDLLAGPARLTQALGITGDLDGTDLRRRPLRLLDDGVPPPERPATGRRVGISVAVDEPWRYCVPGDPNLSRPRAF; this is translated from the coding sequence GTGGGCCTGGCTCGAGGGGTGAGTCGTCGGGGTCGGCCGCTCCCTGTCGCCTTTTACCGCCGCGACCCACTGGAGGTGGCGCCCGACGCCCTCAACAAGGTTCTCGAGTCGAGCGTCGGCAATGACATCGTCCGGGTGCGGATCGTGGAGGTGGAAGCGTACCGGGGCTCCCACGACCCGGCGAGCCACGCGTACCGGGGCGAGACACCGCGCAACACCTCGATGTTCGGCCCTCCGGGCCGGCTGTACGTGTACTTCACCTACGGGATGCACTGGTGTGCCAATGTCGTGTGCGACCGTGAGGGCATCGGCCACGCCGTGTTGCTCCGTGCGGCCGCGCCGCTTGCCGGTCTCGACGTGATCCGGCAGCGGCGCGGGCCGAAGCATCGGGACCGGGATCTCCTGGCGGGGCCCGCACGTCTGACCCAGGCACTCGGGATCACCGGCGACCTCGACGGCACCGACCTGCGCCGGCGGCCTCTCCGCCTGCTCGACGACGGTGTGCCCCCGCCGGAGAGGCCCGCCACAGGGCGACGCGTCGGGATCTCGGTCGCCGTCGACGAGCCGTGGCGCTACTGCGTTCCGGGCGACCCCAACCTCAGCCGCCCCCGCGCGTTCTAG